The following are from one region of the Stanieria cyanosphaera PCC 7437 genome:
- a CDS encoding TetR/AcrR family transcriptional regulator yields MKKFDRDKQIYHQRFTDKAKQILHGALPEFLQHGYTRTSMDKVARSAGVSKQTLYSYYSDKDGLFTALVEQIATNKFQLVWSQPLAGEPKQILKQIAQRIITEIEDEEYLNFVRLIVAESSTRPDLSQLFLNNLCKPATEILAQYFQTNQALNFSDPEATARIFIGSLIYFMLTQEVLHGKAIMPMESDRYVDNLIELILR; encoded by the coding sequence ATGAAAAAATTTGACCGCGACAAACAGATTTATCATCAACGCTTTACTGATAAAGCCAAACAAATTCTGCACGGTGCTTTACCAGAATTTCTTCAACACGGTTACACTCGCACCAGTATGGATAAAGTAGCGCGATCGGCAGGAGTTTCCAAACAAACGTTGTATAGTTATTACAGTGACAAAGATGGACTATTCACAGCGTTAGTTGAACAGATAGCTACGAACAAATTTCAGTTAGTTTGGTCACAACCACTTGCAGGAGAACCAAAACAAATCTTAAAACAAATAGCCCAAAGAATAATAACGGAAATAGAAGACGAAGAATATCTCAATTTTGTGAGATTGATAGTCGCAGAATCAAGTACTAGACCAGATTTATCTCAATTATTTTTGAATAATCTTTGTAAACCAGCAACAGAAATTCTTGCTCAGTATTTCCAAACTAATCAGGCTTTAAACTTTAGCGATCCAGAAGCCACCGCTAGAATATTTATCGGTTCTTTAATTTATTTCATGTTGACTCAAGAGGTACTTCACGGAAAAGCAATTATGCCTATGGAAAGCGATCGCTATGTGGATAATTTAATTGAATTAATTCTTAGATAA
- a CDS encoding type II toxin-antitoxin system VapC family toxin has product MKYLLDTDICIYWLKGNTTVRDKFNQVNWTEIAICVITASELYFGAYNSNKIAKNLKTAETFIQSLIVLPLSNNTIKKFGQLKTQLRQVGTPVADFDLLIASVALTENLILVTNNTRHYQRIVGLKLDNWSVK; this is encoded by the coding sequence GTGAAATATTTGCTTGATACTGACATTTGTATCTATTGGTTAAAAGGTAACACTACGGTTAGAGATAAATTTAATCAGGTGAATTGGACAGAAATAGCTATTTGTGTAATTACTGCCTCAGAACTCTATTTTGGTGCATACAATTCTAATAAAATTGCTAAAAACTTAAAAACTGCTGAAACTTTTATTCAATCTCTTATAGTTTTACCTTTGAGTAATAATACCATCAAAAAATTTGGTCAATTAAAAACACAACTTCGTCAAGTAGGAACACCTGTAGCAGATTTTGATTTACTTATTGCTAGTGTTGCTTTGACAGAAAACTTAATTTTAGTTACTAATAATACTCGTCATTATCAACGTATTGTAGGGTTAAAGCTAGATAACTGGAGCGTTAAGTGA
- a CDS encoding peptide cleavage/export ABC transporter — protein sequence MDTQGFLEQFPVEKLTDNTLIKQWLFKQVKELYTNSALPKPDRNIVASFIQDWELGEFELGDDLLNSNFSSKENPQGTQYFYWIIQGQVRLLVFDRDRQRQVSTAKLSERDCFGGDLLFGKQYLASEEYISYQAKAATTKVKVAKIKLEKLRRWLEKLPPLRNQWGVATQQHHRLFFFKTKTNLSFLPSYRLEPLIPFIKELIIPAEKSIADITKSQSGRFWLRRGEIEGESGQVGFSWGYPEETPAHLYSKTELLVYYLPQEHWQTALTNIPELGNIFGIPSLLAKSPTKNIQSSETVLQLNTQIQTNVPVPTPQQPTLTSQPKESPVVDFPSTKKLRRGWQLGYPFMQQQSAADCGPTCLSMISQYWGKNFSLNWLRELAQVGRSGTSLKHLAQAAESLGYEARPVRASLSSLVDCQNPWIAHWEGDHYVVVYQIKGDRLLVANPAIGLKWLPRQDFLNSWTGYALLVDPTESLFAIPNQKRSLGQFFRLLIPYRSLAIQIIFASLLIQVFGLITPLFTQIILDQVVVNKSLTTLNVFAVGLFLFGVWAIGLTAIRQYLLSYLSNRLDLTMIGGFIRHTLMLPLSFFELRHVGDIITRVQENQKIQRFLLSQVILAWLDFLMGFVYLALMFYYNWRLTLLIIGLIPLIVILTLAATPLLRQVSREIFNQAAEQNSALVETITGIDTVKATAAEKELRWRWEERLTNFLNARFRGQKLGINLQAANGLIQSIGSTALLWYGATLVIQDQLTIGQFVAFNMLLGSVLEPVMSLANLWDELQEVLISVERLNDVFAEEPEESPNHPLMTLPRIKGEVRLENVTFRYNQDEDKNTLQNLNLNVSPGQTIAIVGRSGSGKTTLVKLLEGLYKPNSGTIWIDGHELKHISPTSLRSQIGVVPQECFLFSGTILENITLYRSGFSLEQVIEAAKLAEAHSFIQAMPLGYKTKVGERGANLSGGQRQRIAIARALLGDPRILILDEATSSLDTESERRFQQNLTRMSRDRTTFIIAHRLSTVRNADCILVLDRGVLVQQGTHEALMQDREGIYYYLAQQQLSL from the coding sequence ATGGACACACAAGGTTTTTTGGAGCAGTTTCCAGTCGAGAAGTTAACGGATAATACTTTAATCAAACAATGGTTATTTAAACAAGTTAAAGAGCTTTACACTAACTCCGCACTACCAAAACCAGACCGCAATATAGTTGCAAGTTTTATTCAGGATTGGGAATTAGGAGAGTTTGAGTTAGGGGATGATCTACTTAATTCTAATTTTTCTTCAAAAGAAAATCCTCAAGGAACTCAATATTTTTATTGGATTATTCAAGGTCAAGTCAGATTGCTGGTGTTTGACCGCGATCGCCAGAGACAAGTTTCTACCGCCAAACTTTCTGAAAGAGATTGTTTTGGTGGAGATTTATTATTTGGTAAACAGTATCTTGCTTCAGAAGAGTATATTTCCTATCAAGCTAAAGCTGCCACAACAAAAGTTAAGGTAGCCAAAATCAAACTAGAAAAACTTAGACGTTGGTTAGAGAAATTACCTCCTTTACGCAATCAATGGGGAGTAGCAACCCAACAACATCACCGCTTATTTTTTTTCAAAACCAAAACTAATCTTAGTTTTCTTCCCAGTTATCGACTAGAACCATTAATACCTTTTATTAAAGAATTAATTATTCCTGCAGAAAAATCAATTGCAGACATAACCAAAAGTCAATCGGGTAGATTTTGGTTGCGTCGAGGAGAAATTGAGGGAGAATCTGGTCAAGTTGGTTTTTCTTGGGGTTATCCTGAAGAAACTCCGGCCCATCTTTATAGCAAAACAGAATTATTAGTATATTACTTACCTCAAGAGCATTGGCAAACGGCGTTAACTAATATTCCTGAATTAGGCAACATCTTTGGCATTCCTTCTTTACTTGCAAAAAGTCCGACTAAAAATATTCAATCATCAGAAACAGTATTACAACTTAATACTCAAATTCAAACCAACGTACCAGTTCCTACTCCTCAACAACCAACCTTAACTAGTCAACCAAAAGAGTCTCCAGTCGTTGATTTTCCTTCGACAAAAAAATTACGACGCGGTTGGCAATTAGGCTACCCGTTTATGCAACAACAAAGTGCTGCTGATTGCGGACCTACTTGTTTGTCGATGATTAGTCAATATTGGGGGAAAAATTTTAGTCTCAATTGGTTAAGAGAATTAGCTCAAGTCGGACGTAGTGGCACTTCCTTAAAACATTTAGCTCAAGCAGCAGAAAGCCTAGGTTATGAAGCTCGTCCTGTGCGAGCTAGTTTAAGTAGTTTAGTAGACTGCCAAAATCCTTGGATAGCTCATTGGGAGGGCGATCATTATGTGGTAGTTTATCAAATTAAAGGCGATCGCTTGTTAGTTGCCAATCCAGCTATAGGATTAAAGTGGCTACCTCGACAAGATTTTCTCAACAGTTGGACAGGATACGCTTTATTAGTCGATCCGACTGAATCTTTATTTGCCATTCCCAATCAAAAAAGATCTTTAGGGCAGTTTTTTCGGCTACTGATACCCTATCGCTCTTTAGCAATACAAATTATTTTTGCTTCTTTATTAATTCAAGTATTTGGCTTAATTACTCCTTTATTTACTCAAATTATTCTTGACCAAGTAGTAGTTAACAAAAGTTTAACCACACTTAATGTTTTTGCTGTAGGATTATTTCTCTTTGGAGTTTGGGCAATTGGTTTGACAGCAATTCGGCAATATCTCCTCAGTTATTTATCAAATCGGCTCGATTTGACGATGATTGGCGGTTTTATTCGTCATACTTTAATGTTACCCCTATCATTCTTTGAGTTGCGCCATGTAGGAGATATTATTACCAGAGTTCAAGAAAACCAAAAAATTCAGAGATTTTTATTAAGTCAAGTAATTTTGGCTTGGTTAGATTTTTTGATGGGGTTTGTTTATCTGGCGTTGATGTTTTATTACAATTGGCGATTAACTCTGTTGATTATCGGGTTAATTCCTTTAATTGTCATTTTGACTTTGGCAGCTACTCCTTTACTACGTCAGGTTTCTCGCGAAATTTTTAATCAGGCAGCAGAACAAAATTCGGCTTTAGTTGAAACAATTACAGGAATTGATACAGTTAAAGCGACAGCTGCGGAAAAAGAGTTACGTTGGCGTTGGGAAGAGAGATTAACTAATTTTCTAAACGCTCGCTTTCGTGGTCAAAAATTGGGGATTAATTTACAAGCTGCTAATGGTTTGATTCAATCGATTGGTAGCACTGCGTTGTTATGGTACGGTGCAACTTTAGTTATTCAGGATCAGTTAACTATTGGTCAGTTTGTAGCCTTTAATATGTTGCTAGGTAGCGTACTTGAACCAGTTATGTCTCTAGCTAATTTATGGGATGAACTGCAAGAAGTACTAATTTCAGTAGAACGACTCAATGATGTTTTTGCAGAAGAACCCGAAGAAAGTCCCAATCATCCTTTGATGACTCTGCCGAGAATTAAGGGTGAGGTTAGGTTAGAAAATGTTACTTTCCGCTATAACCAAGACGAAGATAAAAATACGCTGCAAAATCTCAACTTGAATGTTAGTCCTGGGCAAACTATTGCTATTGTAGGTCGCAGTGGTTCTGGTAAAACTACTTTGGTTAAATTATTAGAAGGTCTTTATAAACCTAATAGCGGTACGATTTGGATTGATGGACACGAACTTAAACATATTTCTCCTACCTCATTGCGGTCGCAAATTGGCGTAGTTCCTCAAGAGTGTTTTCTTTTTTCTGGCACGATTTTAGAGAATATTACGTTGTATCGTTCTGGATTTTCTTTAGAACAGGTAATTGAAGCAGCCAAACTTGCAGAAGCTCATAGTTTTATTCAAGCAATGCCTTTAGGCTACAAAACTAAAGTTGGAGAACGAGGTGCAAATTTATCGGGTGGACAAAGACAACGAATTGCGATCGCTCGGGCTTTGTTAGGTGACCCCCGAATTTTAATTTTAGATGAAGCTACCAGTTCTTTAGATACTGAATCAGAGCGTCGTTTTCAACAAAACTTAACCAGAATGTCTCGCGATCGCACTACTTTTATTATTGCCCATCGTCTTTCAACTGTACGTAATGCAGATTGTATTTTAGTTTTGGATCGAGGTGTTTTGGTTCAACAAGGTACTCACGAAGCTTTAATGCAAGATCGAGAAGGCATTTATTATTATTTAGCTCAACAACAGCTATCTCTTTGA
- a CDS encoding DevA family ABC transporter ATP-binding protein, which translates to MNYQLLTINQELSTNNPVIDIKNLDHFFGKGTLKKQILFEINLTLYSGEVVILKGPSGSGKTTLLTLMGGLRSPQSGSLQVLGQELVAAKPKQLVEIRRNIGYIFQAHNLLKSLTARQNVQMSVELHNHFSASEIKTKSIAMLEAVGLGDRVDYYPHDLSGGQKQRVAIARALVSHPKLVLADEPTAALDSKSGRDVVDLMQKLAKEQGCTILIVTHDNRILDVADRIIELEDGRITVNS; encoded by the coding sequence ATGAACTATCAACTATTAACTATCAACCAAGAACTATCAACTAATAATCCAGTAATTGATATCAAAAATCTCGATCACTTTTTTGGTAAAGGTACATTAAAAAAACAAATATTATTTGAAATTAATTTAACTCTTTATTCAGGAGAAGTAGTAATTTTAAAAGGCCCATCAGGTTCAGGAAAAACTACTTTATTAACTTTAATGGGAGGATTGCGATCGCCTCAATCGGGAAGTCTACAAGTTTTAGGACAAGAATTAGTTGCTGCTAAACCAAAACAATTAGTCGAAATTAGAAGAAATATTGGTTATATTTTCCAAGCACATAATCTTTTAAAATCTCTAACTGCCAGACAAAATGTCCAGATGTCTGTAGAGTTACACAATCATTTTTCGGCATCAGAAATTAAGACAAAATCTATTGCTATGTTAGAAGCGGTAGGATTAGGAGATCGCGTTGATTATTATCCCCATGATTTATCTGGTGGACAAAAACAGCGAGTTGCGATCGCTCGCGCTTTAGTTTCTCATCCTAAATTAGTTTTAGCTGATGAACCAACAGCAGCTTTAGATAGTAAATCAGGTCGAGATGTAGTCGATTTAATGCAAAAATTAGCCAAAGAACAAGGTTGTACTATTTTAATCGTTACTCATGACAATCGTATTTTAGATGTTGCTGATCGAATTATTGAATTAGAAGACGGTCGAATTACTGTTAATTCTTAA
- the devC gene encoding ABC transporter permease DevC: MKTPLAWLQLSHEKIRLLVALAGIGFADMLMFMQLGFQNALFDSSVTLHKAIDGDVFLMSPKSDALGFTETFSDRRLYESLAIDGVESVVPLYLNFGSWKNPIDRNTRNILVIGFNPANNILDLPGVTQANLDKTKLEDYVLFDDKSRPEFGNIPQLLQQKPTVTTEVSARKVTVDGLFSLGASFAADGNIITSDINFLKLFPERKEGLIDIGVINVKPDANSDLVLSQLRQKLPQDVSVYSKEEFIQHEIQYWQNSTAIGFVFTLGTAIGFIVGTVIVYQILYTDVADHLSEYATLKAMGYKDSYFIILIFQEAVILALLGFLPGFAIAKGLYFLAANATALPLYMTTGRTITVLILTIIMCCASGTIAVRKLSAADPADIF; this comes from the coding sequence ATGAAAACACCTTTGGCGTGGTTACAATTAAGTCACGAAAAAATTCGTTTACTTGTCGCCCTAGCTGGTATTGGTTTTGCTGATATGTTAATGTTTATGCAGCTAGGATTTCAAAATGCTTTATTCGATAGTAGCGTCACTCTTCATAAAGCAATTGATGGCGATGTTTTTTTAATGAGTCCAAAATCCGATGCTTTGGGTTTTACAGAAACTTTTTCCGACCGACGTTTATATGAATCTTTAGCCATTGATGGAGTTGAATCAGTAGTTCCTTTATATCTCAATTTTGGTTCTTGGAAAAATCCCATTGATCGCAATACTCGTAATATTTTAGTGATTGGTTTTAATCCAGCTAATAATATTTTAGATTTACCTGGAGTAACTCAAGCCAATCTCGATAAAACTAAATTAGAAGACTATGTTTTATTTGATGATAAATCTCGCCCAGAATTTGGAAACATTCCTCAATTATTGCAGCAAAAACCAACAGTAACTACTGAAGTTTCTGCTCGTAAAGTTACAGTTGATGGATTATTTTCTCTGGGAGCATCTTTTGCTGCGGATGGAAATATTATTACCAGTGATATTAATTTTTTGAAATTATTTCCTGAGCGGAAAGAAGGTTTAATTGATATAGGGGTAATTAACGTAAAACCTGATGCAAATTCAGATTTAGTTTTATCACAATTACGACAAAAATTACCTCAAGATGTGAGTGTTTATTCCAAAGAAGAGTTTATTCAACACGAAATTCAATACTGGCAAAATAGCACTGCGATCGGTTTTGTGTTTACTTTAGGTACAGCGATCGGTTTTATTGTTGGTACAGTAATTGTTTATCAAATTCTTTATACAGATGTTGCCGATCACTTATCAGAATATGCCACACTCAAAGCAATGGGCTACAAAGATTCTTACTTCATTATTTTAATATTTCAAGAAGCAGTCATTCTAGCTTTATTAGGATTTCTTCCAGGATTTGCTATTGCTAAAGGGTTATATTTTTTAGCAGCTAATGCTACTGCTTTACCTTTATATATGACGACAGGAAGAACGATTACTGTTTTGATTTTAACTATTATTATGTGTTGTGCATCAGGAACGATCGCAGTACGTAAATTAAGTGCAGCAGATCCAGCAGATATCTTTTAG
- a CDS encoding HetP family heterocyst commitment protein — MNSYSSKPQSKLDRTMTNEQFEQIVDAILAGKYSWACVLILRFAGYNPLHYIPYRTYNRLIKEHNHQTRGNKTTLSPAQSNTTKIKDLNYQELVQPQELQLKGGKGWFFPW; from the coding sequence ATGAATTCTTATAGCTCTAAACCTCAAAGTAAACTTGACAGAACTATGACTAATGAACAGTTTGAACAAATTGTTGATGCTATTTTAGCAGGCAAGTATTCTTGGGCTTGTGTTCTCATCCTGCGTTTTGCTGGTTATAATCCTTTACACTACATTCCTTATCGCACCTATAACCGTTTAATTAAAGAGCATAATCATCAGACCAGAGGCAACAAAACAACTTTATCTCCTGCTCAATCAAATACTACAAAAATCAAAGACCTTAATTATCAAGAATTAGTTCAACCTCAAGAACTTCAATTAAAAGGAGGAAAAGGTTGGTTTTTTCCCTGGTAA
- a CDS encoding ABC exporter membrane fusion protein encodes MGESKYLDKMLSLKPTKQLILPLSLAGLILVSATAIYTVNQSAQRESAQSASVQTKVPEIQAVTAIGRIEPQGEMIKLAPSPDLGGTKIAQLLVQEGDRVKQGQTIAILDNYDRSQAAVAVAEQEVKVAEANLAVVKAGAKQGDITAQAAQVNRVKAELQGKLVTNDAEVARLQAQLRTETAEKQATIDRLQAELNNAQSDFQRYQKLAQDGVISDSELDSRRLKVDTAQKSLTEAQATYNRTLTTLQEQIKQAQAIAQQDRQTLQQQITEAEATLDSIAEVRDVDVIQAQAQLNKASAQLQQAKADFAQTYVKAPTDGQILKINAYPGELVNQEDGVVEFGQTNRMMVIAEVYESDISKVKVGQTATVRSETGAFPGEITGKVEQIGLRIGKQAVFDTDPAADVDSRVVEVKILLDPNYSDRVAGLTNSKAIVKIDISQ; translated from the coding sequence ATGGGCGAATCAAAATATCTTGACAAAATGCTCTCGTTGAAGCCAACTAAACAGTTGATCTTACCTTTATCCTTGGCTGGTTTAATCCTAGTCTCGGCTACAGCCATCTATACTGTTAATCAATCAGCACAGCGAGAGTCTGCTCAATCTGCGTCAGTCCAAACAAAAGTCCCAGAAATTCAAGCAGTTACGGCAATTGGTAGAATTGAACCCCAGGGTGAAATGATTAAACTAGCACCCTCTCCCGATTTAGGTGGAACAAAAATAGCCCAATTACTCGTTCAAGAAGGCGATCGCGTTAAACAGGGACAAACAATTGCTATTCTGGATAATTATGACCGTTCTCAAGCAGCCGTAGCCGTAGCCGAACAAGAAGTAAAAGTAGCAGAGGCAAATTTAGCTGTAGTTAAAGCGGGAGCAAAACAAGGAGATATTACTGCTCAAGCAGCACAGGTAAACCGAGTCAAAGCCGAACTACAAGGTAAACTAGTTACTAACGATGCTGAAGTGGCTCGTCTTCAGGCACAACTGCGAACCGAAACAGCCGAAAAACAAGCCACCATTGACCGTTTACAAGCAGAATTAAATAATGCCCAAAGCGACTTTCAAAGATACCAAAAACTAGCACAAGACGGAGTAATTTCTGATTCTGAACTAGATTCCCGTCGTTTAAAAGTAGATACGGCTCAAAAAAGTTTAACCGAAGCTCAAGCTACCTATAATAGAACTTTAACTACTCTGCAAGAGCAAATCAAACAAGCTCAAGCCATTGCTCAACAAGACAGACAAACTCTGCAACAACAAATAACAGAAGCAGAAGCTACTTTAGATAGCATAGCTGAAGTAAGAGATGTTGATGTCATTCAAGCTCAAGCGCAATTAAATAAAGCGAGCGCACAACTGCAACAAGCCAAAGCAGACTTTGCTCAAACTTATGTTAAAGCACCTACAGATGGACAAATTTTAAAAATTAATGCTTACCCTGGAGAATTAGTCAATCAAGAAGATGGGGTAGTAGAATTTGGGCAAACCAACCGCATGATGGTTATTGCCGAAGTTTATGAAAGCGATATTAGTAAAGTCAAAGTAGGGCAAACCGCAACAGTTCGTAGTGAAACAGGAGCATTTCCAGGCGAAATTACGGGAAAAGTTGAGCAAATTGGTTTAAGAATCGGAAAACAAGCAGTTTTCGACACCGATCCTGCTGCCGATGTTGATAGTCGAGTAGTAGAAGTAAAAATTCTGCTCGATCCTAATTATAGCGATCGCGTTGCGGGTTTAACCAATTCTAAAGCGATCGTCAAAATTGATATTAGTCAGTAG
- a CDS encoding TetR/AcrR family transcriptional regulator, translating into MALQKEDWIKAGWLLMAAKGVEAVKVEVLARQLEVSKGSFYWHFKNRDELLEAILQRWEEQTKWFIEQSQLAATPQERLFKLFALVEEVCQQPDPEPAIFLWAKKVPAVQKRVHDLESKRVNYLAELLTDYGFETTEAKQRAEVAYLALMGFADRQERDSNFEGNLGEFSQFLLLLLLSPLNKSQMLTKS; encoded by the coding sequence GTGGCTCTACAGAAAGAAGACTGGATTAAAGCAGGTTGGTTACTGATGGCAGCTAAAGGAGTTGAAGCAGTCAAAGTAGAGGTGCTAGCTCGTCAACTAGAAGTTAGTAAAGGTAGTTTCTATTGGCATTTTAAAAACCGTGACGAATTACTCGAAGCTATTTTGCAGAGGTGGGAAGAGCAAACAAAGTGGTTCATAGAACAGTCTCAATTAGCAGCAACTCCTCAAGAGCGTTTATTCAAACTATTTGCTTTAGTCGAAGAAGTTTGTCAACAACCAGATCCTGAACCAGCAATTTTTCTATGGGCAAAAAAAGTTCCAGCAGTACAAAAACGAGTACACGATCTAGAAAGTAAACGTGTCAACTATTTAGCCGAATTATTAACTGATTACGGTTTTGAAACAACCGAAGCTAAACAAAGAGCCGAAGTTGCTTATCTTGCTTTAATGGGTTTTGCTGACCGCCAAGAAAGAGACAGCAATTTTGAAGGTAATTTGGGCGAATTTAGCCAATTTCTACTTCTTTTATTATTGTCTCCCCTAAATAAATCACAAATGCTAACGAAATCTTAA
- a CDS encoding SRPBCC family protein produces the protein MLRFQYSSLIDAEPEVVWQFYERAELFDLLTPPWQPVKVIRREGGLSIGAITEFRLLLSIFPIRWIAEHIECKPNQLFVDTQVIGPMKSWLHRHQFIQEESKTRLIDTIEYELPGGWLAEFLLGWWVNARLQEMFRYRHQVTQRECPGKND, from the coding sequence ATGCTGCGTTTTCAATACTCTAGTTTAATTGATGCAGAGCCAGAAGTTGTCTGGCAATTTTACGAAAGAGCGGAGCTGTTCGATCTTTTAACTCCACCTTGGCAACCAGTTAAAGTTATTCGTCGCGAAGGAGGGTTGAGCATAGGTGCAATTACTGAGTTTCGTTTGTTACTAAGTATTTTCCCCATCCGTTGGATAGCCGAACATATTGAATGTAAACCCAATCAATTATTTGTTGACACTCAGGTAATCGGTCCAATGAAATCTTGGCTACATCGCCATCAATTTATTCAAGAAGAGAGTAAAACCCGACTCATCGATACCATCGAATATGAGTTACCAGGAGGATGGTTAGCAGAATTTTTGTTGGGTTGGTGGGTTAATGCTCGACTTCAAGAAATGTTTCGTTATCGCCATCAGGTAACTCAACGAGAATGCCCAGGGAAAAATGATTAG
- a CDS encoding HlyD family efflux transporter periplasmic adaptor subunit — MIKSNSYSPESQENQLLEVDKPRDEVSLYSNNTSTSITPVVSDQETRLNSWSPSFHTFLEQPPATFPVRVLIGGIIFSSAFVLWAWLGQVEDVGQAKGKLVPEGKTYKVQPIEVGQAVQVLVEEGQPVKAGDILVKLDAKVAQQEVNRLKATLQLSQQELLQKQALKNRILSEAKTNEAIASANLLAQQQAIAISQEKTLTTRQLLEQQQAEALAYQDRQAKMQPLSGMAQQRLDQLYAEMKAHQQRMKRLTPLADRGAVSQEYIFQAEQALRDTQQRITQSQLQEMTNASEQVFQANQSLRDLEAKITQNKGELATNLEEIKQLQAELTQKRAEREQIRLETQQKVQQLDLEIIQLESKIAETKNLLATARTKLAQFNLKAPVDGTVLTLNLQNTGEVVQPGDTVIEIAPEGANLMLSATLPNQEAGFVTKGMPVKIKLDAYPYQDYGVINGTVESVSADAKSDEKLGEIYQLDIALDKNYIKDRGKQIEFKAGQTATADIIIRHRRIADILIDPIRQLQKDGVKL; from the coding sequence ATGATTAAATCAAACTCATACTCGCCTGAATCTCAGGAAAATCAATTGTTAGAAGTTGACAAACCAAGGGACGAAGTAAGTCTATATTCAAATAATACGTCTACTTCGATTACGCCTGTTGTTTCTGATCAAGAAACTAGGCTCAATTCTTGGTCACCATCATTTCATACGTTTCTAGAACAACCGCCAGCCACTTTTCCTGTTCGAGTATTAATAGGAGGAATAATCTTTAGTTCGGCTTTTGTGTTGTGGGCTTGGTTAGGTCAAGTAGAAGATGTAGGTCAGGCTAAAGGTAAACTTGTACCAGAAGGCAAAACTTACAAAGTTCAACCTATAGAAGTTGGTCAAGCAGTTCAAGTCTTAGTTGAAGAAGGACAACCGGTTAAAGCAGGAGATATTTTAGTTAAACTAGATGCTAAGGTAGCTCAACAGGAAGTTAATCGACTCAAAGCAACTTTACAATTATCACAACAAGAATTATTACAAAAACAAGCTTTAAAAAACAGAATTTTATCAGAAGCTAAAACCAATGAAGCGATCGCATCTGCTAATCTTTTGGCACAACAACAAGCGATCGCTATTTCTCAAGAAAAAACTTTAACAACTCGTCAACTTTTAGAACAACAGCAAGCAGAAGCCTTAGCCTATCAAGATAGACAAGCTAAAATGCAGCCACTCTCAGGAATGGCACAGCAACGACTCGATCAACTCTATGCCGAAATGAAAGCTCATCAACAACGGATGAAGCGTTTAACACCTTTGGCAGACAGAGGAGCGGTTTCTCAAGAATATATTTTTCAAGCTGAACAAGCTTTGAGAGACACCCAGCAAAGAATTACTCAGAGTCAGTTGCAAGAAATGACCAATGCTAGCGAGCAAGTTTTTCAAGCCAATCAATCACTAAGAGATTTAGAAGCTAAAATTACCCAAAATAAAGGAGAATTAGCCACTAATCTTGAAGAGATCAAACAATTACAAGCTGAACTAACTCAAAAACGAGCCGAACGAGAACAAATCCGTTTAGAAACTCAACAAAAAGTACAACAGTTAGATTTAGAAATTATCCAACTAGAGAGTAAAATTGCAGAAACGAAAAACTTACTAGCAACGGCTCGGACTAAACTAGCTCAATTTAATTTAAAAGCTCCCGTAGACGGAACTGTTTTAACTCTTAACTTGCAAAATACTGGCGAAGTAGTCCAACCAGGAGACACCGTAATCGAAATTGCTCCAGAAGGAGCTAATTTAATGTTATCAGCCACTCTTCCTAATCAAGAAGCAGGTTTTGTAACTAAAGGAATGCCAGTCAAAATTAAACTTGATGCTTATCCTTATCAAGACTATGGCGTAATTAATGGCACAGTTGAATCTGTTTCTGCCGATGCCAAATCCGATGAGAAGTTAGGAGAAATTTATCAACTAGATATTGCTCTTGACAAAAACTATATCAAAGACCGAGGCAAACAAATAGAATTTAAAGCGGGTCAAACTGCTACGGCAGATATTATTATTCGTCATCGTCGCATTGCTGATATCCTAATCGATCCGATTCGACAGCTACAAAAAGATGGCGTGAAGTTATAA